Proteins from a genomic interval of Callospermophilus lateralis isolate mCalLat2 chromosome 1, mCalLat2.hap1, whole genome shotgun sequence:
- the Wnt16 gene encoding protein Wnt-16: MDRATLLALPRLCALWAVLFALFPCGVQGNWMWLGIASFGVPEKLGCANLPLNSRQKELCKRKPYLLPSIREGARLGIQECRSQFKHERWNCMVATANAAATAPLGSSPLFGYELTSGTKETAFIHAVMAAGLVHSVTRSCSAGNMTECSCDTTLQNGGSASEGWHWGGCSDDVQYGMWFSRKFLDFPIRNTTGKESKVLLTMNLHNSEAGRQAVAKLMSVDCRCHGVSGSCAVKTCWKTMSSFEKIGHWLKDKYENSIQVSDKIKRKMRRREKDQRKIPIRKDDLLYVNKSPNYCVEDKKLGIPGTQGRECNRTSEGADGCNLLCCGRGYNTHVVRHVERCECKFIWCCYVRCRRCESMTDVHTCK, from the exons ATGGACAGAGCGACACTCCTGGCACTGCCCCGCCTGTGCGCACTATGGGCAGTCCTGTTTGCGCTGTTCCCCTGCGGAGTCCAAGGAAACTGGAT GTGGTTGGGCATCGCCTCCTTTGGGGTTCCGGAGAAGCTGGGCTGCGCCAACTTGCCACTGAACAGCCGCCAGAAGGAGCTATGCAAGAGGAAACCCTACCTGCTGCCCAGCATCCGCGAGGGCGCCCGGCTGGGCATTCAGGAGTGCAGGAGCCAGTTCAAACACGAGAGATGGAACTGCATGGTCGCCACCGCCAATGCCGCCGCCACTGCCCCGCTCGGCAGCAGCCCCCTCTTTGGCTACGAATTGACCAGCG GCACTAAGGAGACAGCATTTATTCATGCTGTGATGGCGGCAGGCCTGGTGCACTCTGTGACCAGGTCATGCAGTGCAGGCAACATGACAGAATGTTCCTGTGATACCACCCTGCAGAATGGTGGCTCAGCAAGTGAAGGCTGGCACTGGGGAGGCTGTTCTGATGATGTTCAGTATGGCATGTGGTTCAGCAGAAAGTTCCTGGACTTCCCCATCAGAAATACCACTGGAAAAGAAAGCAAAGTGCTGCTAACAATGAACCTACATAACAGTGAAGCTGGGAGGCAG GCGGTCGCCAAGTTGATGTCAGTAGACTGCCGCTGCCATGGAGTTTCTGGTTCCTGTGCTGTGAAAACATGCTGGAAAACCATGTCTTCTTTTGAAAAGATTGGCCATTGGTTAAaggataaatatgaaaacagtatCCAGGTATCAgacaaaataaagaggaaaaTGCGCAGGAGAGAAAAAGATCAGAGGAAAATACCAATCCGTAAGGATGACCTGCTCTATGTTAATAAGTCTCCCAACTACTGTGTGGAAGATAAAAAGCTAGGGATCCCAGGGACACAAGGCAGAGAATGCAACCGTACATCAGAGGGTGCAGATGGTTGCAACctcctttgctgtggccgaggctACAACACTCATGTGGTCAGGCACGTGGAGAGGTGTGAGTGTAAATTCATCTGGTGCTGTTATGTCCGCTGCAGAAGGTGTGAGAGCATGACTGACGTCCACACTTGTAAGTAA